TTAGAGTTTGTGGTGTGTAGCTCTGAGACAAAGCTATAATGTTGACTCCAGTAGGTCAGTTATGATGGCGTGAGACTGTCCTTCCATGCTTCCTGTGTGTTGAGAGACACCAGTGGGGGCTGCAGGCCTTTTATGCTTTATTTCAGTCTATTAGGTAAATTTTACTGTGTGATTGAACAGCAGGATAATTAAACTCCTGTTAAGATTGAATGTACAAGTAATGCTTAATCTCTGGTGTGTCACACATCTATAACACTAAAAGTTCTTAATTTGACATTCTAATGTTTTTAGTATAATTTTAGGGCAATTGAACCAATATGTTACACTTCCAGgtactgtatttcattttgaataattttgatTGAATGTAAGGTGACAACATGAAATAGTTCATTAGCATATTTACTGAcgcaaagtgaagttttttttcgGTGTTTGGGTGTATTGCTTTTCTGCTATTGGACTGTTCATGACTTCTAACCACAAATTGCTCAATAAATCAACTTATCTTTCCAAGGTTCCTTTTAGAATGTGAGCAGATTGTTTCTAATGTTAATGTGAAGCGCTGATACAAACAGTTTCTACAAATAAAATATGGGCTGCGTACAGTTGCTGTCACTTCCTTTTGACACTCAAATCGCACCATTCATTGTCTTTAAAAACTCAAGTGTGACTTTAAGTGGAGATAAAAATAGAACAACTATTAATCACTTATCTCTCCCTTACTTTAACCTTTGGCTTCAGACTTGATTTCAACAGATTCATAAACACCAAGAATATTCTCATATCCTGGAGACTCATTTGATGACACAGGGACTCTTTGCTGGTCATGCTAGGTGGTGAACTGACTGCTAAGCTAACCATTGGCATGTTAGGGAACCAATATATATAATTCTGTGTTATTGTCATTTACCTTTCTGAGCATCTTGTTGTCATGATTGTATATCATTGGATTTAATGAAGACTGTGATCATCCTGGAAACAATTCAACTTTTATAAAGTTCATACCATAAAGGAGACAGTAAGTCAGCTGCGACAGCTTCCTCCATTTTGGACTCTACCCCTCTCTCTCGACTGCAAAAAATAACAGTGTCGACACACCTCGCTATACACAGTTCACCATAAGTTTAAAAGGTTGAAATTAAGCAGTTGTtggctgtgtttttattcaacatctTTGGCAGGGCGTGACTTAAGGTattgttgatgacatcatcagggttACTTTCCCAGAACAGAGCTCCCTTCAGAGACACTATAACCATAATGCTGGTGTTTTCACAGGCTGAGCAGGACTCCTTATGAGCGCTCCTTCAAAGGCCCAGTGATAATTAACAACAGGAGAATAAACATGAACAAAGCACAAACAGGTTGATTGAAACATAACTGATAAAGGCAAATTTATACCTTTAAAAACAAGGGGCACCAAATCACTAGTAAAACAGGGAAAAGTGCTGACAATTAGATAATTGTCTTTGTATGAGCGTtgcacccaacacacacacacacacacacacacacacacacacacacacacacacacacacacacacacacacacacacacacacacacacacacacaggttaggAATGTAAGAGCAAGCTGCTGAACAGAGAGGCTGTTGATGATGGCACTGATGAATCATATTCAGTATCACATTGCTGGATTTATAGCCCTACTCTCACAGATCCACAGCACTGAATATCTGGGGAGGGATAGATCCAGCAAAGAGTCAAGGCTAGGGGGATCACGCTGGCCATTAGGATGATGGacaaaaggaaggaaagaggctTGTCTCTGGTTCATCCAGGAAAAAGTGACTCTGACACTGGACTTGTTTTCCTGTGGTTAAAGGCTGATGTGCTCCAAAAACCCCAAATCAGGTTACCTGTTATTATGGTTATTATGAGCAGAGAAATGGGCATACAGTACAACGCTTTTCAGTCAAATATATGACTGACTTTATGCTCATGAATATGCTTTTGTCACAAAtcccaagaaaagaaaaagatactgATCTGTGTCTGGACTAAAACTAAACATCCTCCCTCAGAAAGATTTATGATTTGGCTGTGAAAGGATACCAGAGATCTCTGTAAGGGCTGAGAGGTCATTAGAGGAGCTATCCCTCATCTAGTCATCCAGACACGACTCgtgtgtgcacacatacacacacaaacttactTGGAATGCCTCCTGGATAGCCTCTACAAACAGCCCAACAGGCCTCTCTTAGGGCAGAAGTCGAGGTCAGACTCTTGGGATGGACAAACTTAATACATCTcctgtttttgtcatgtttaccACACATTATGTGAGAGTGAGACAGAACAACAGGGAACTCTGTGACTGATAGTGTATGTATGTTAGCTAGATGTTCATGAATCATCCTTGTGTTGCTATAATGACCAAATAAGTGACTGGTCAACACATGGACATCGTATGACTTGTTTCCTGAAGTTCtaaaaaattgaaatactgTGAGAACACAAATATATCTCATCAATAGAAACTTTAGCTCATCCAAATTTTAAGACGTGCAAATGTCTCACATAATGTGAATACggctgttttctttaaaaaggggctctcatatatatattttatatctttGAGGAATTTCAGAATTGATTTTAGTTCTGCTGCACAACCTAAAGTTCTCTATACACCTCTTTTCATGCTCACTGTCTTATAAACCCATGTTTGAGCCCATAATTTGACCTGTAACAAAAATGTTTGGGTGCTGGTCTTTAGCCAGAACTTTTTTCCATCTAACAAGGTGGTAGCTCTCCCCCTGTTGGTATTCAAGTGAACTGCACCATGTACACACAAACCAGCACACAGAGAAGGGAAGTACCAAAATAGGCTTTATTTTATATAAGAACATTGTCCAGCtcgaaaacattttttgcatataaactttttaaaacaagGAGACAATGTTTGAATTTCACAGATTGTACAAAATATTgacaaaaaatcattttcattagtGATTGATAACCctcttttgcatttttatttgaacCCACCACCAAAGCAAATGCTTTTCACACACCCTTCAGAGGTCAAGTAAACATCACAACATCCTCCAAACACAAGTAGTGTCACTGTTACTCCTGACTTTCTTGTCTGGATTCTTGAACGAGGCTGCAGAGTGCACTGCTTCATTCAAGCTATTAAGAAATCTCACATTTTAGTTCAaaaggaatattttatttttcaagacTCACTGAATCTGTAGGTTTGGAGTAGCCCATTATTACTTAAGGCTGGACTTCTGAATCGTTGCagtatttccatattttttagACAAAAAGGTTGGCAAAAGCTGAAACACAATCAATAGTAGCACCAACTTGCATCCTGGTTGAGCCCATTAACATTCttctttaaaaattttttttttttttttaattgtgtagtACCGAATCACAAAACTAATCAGGGGTTAAATTACATTAGGTGTTTTACTGGAAAATGTTACAGATGACAAAGTGCAGAGGAGTTCTTTGTATTATTTTGACTTTCATATTATTCTATGTGACAGATACATGCCGTAAAAACATGGTGTGAGTGAGAAGGGTCGCCATTAATATTTCCAGGAAACAAAGACTGATTCTATTTCTTTTCAAGACAATTCAAAGGCCAAACTACCctaaaataattattgttttaCATTTCCTAAGGGTTGTGACAGTTAACGGTATCATGGTATTCACACTACTGTGTCAATTTAATGCTTATGATAGCAGGAACATTTGCTTATTAATGGTTTAGTTTCCATCAAAATGTGAATCATATAATGtgcaacagaaaacattttctccattttctccaGCTTAATTTCTTTGTGGATCACTGGCTAATACAACTAGTAATACTTGCAAATACAAATATTGGTAACAGCAAATGGAATACAATGATACCGTCACACTAAAGTATTTTCTGACGTCAAAATTTCATACCGTTGCATCCCCACTTAAGCCAATATTAAAGAGTACTGTAGCTCTTTTGACATTGTACAgcttttttattaaaattaaagttaGTTTCCTGAGAAATTCTTTAGCAACCTTTTGTATGAAAACTAAAAgctgtttcacaaaaaaaattggcAGAGTTTTGAGTAATCGTCTGTATAAACAAAAGTTTCCACATGTAAATCATATCCTCCTCCTGTGGCATTATTACAAAACTGCTATATTATTACAACTGTATTAACAGTGTAAGGTGAGCTTTTAGAGGAGACAATCATATTCTCTTAGCAGGAATTATCTGAACTGGCTTCACAGTAAACGCCGCAACAAGTCTCTGTGCAGCTTGACAGGAAACTATCATCAACGTACAGTAGCTGAAAACAAATGTTACTGCCAACCTGAAACTACTTTACCGATGCAAATTGTGACCACATGACGAGACCTGCACAGCTGAAGGACGGTCTTGAACTTTGTGCAGGCTTTGTTAAAAATGTACTGTTAGCGCTCGACAATCATTCAATCAACATTCTGGGCTCATTTCTCATGTGGGAGGTGAACAACTGAAGATCAGATGTCAAATATCCCAAATGCAGAATAACCTGCTAACCTTTGAGTTTACCCACAAGGAGAATTCAACAGCCCTGTTCAACCTGTTGAGCCAAGTGCCAACTAGGGATTTTGCgtaaaacacaaagatgatcAACTGCCATTAAATACGCATACAAACCGTCCTACTTTTAATTAGTGTCACCTGTAAAGAATCCAGTTCACCTAAACCAgaagtttattttcaaaaatcatAGAAATTTTAATCACAAGTCCCTCCTCTTGCATACAAACAAAAAGTGAATGCAACTCTAACAGCAAATTTAAACACCACAGTGGTTGCAAGCACATGTAAATTAGGGCGACGACTTGCTGTCGCCCTCAGGCATTTGCATTTATTATGCTCAATTTTCAACTATGGCGGCATTCTCTTTCCtaaatttgtctttttccaaagagtggcagggaaaaaaaaaacctttcccTCCCAAACTTCTGAGTTCTGCTTTTAATTTTTCCACCCTTTATTTGCCATTTAGATTTAAGACTCATCTGTGTAATTCACCACGCTAGCTGGAAAGTTATCCCACCCATCATGCTCAGTTCAGTACTCTCTACCTCACCGACCAGACATGTTTCCATCAACTTCTCCTGTCCTGTCAAGAGGCTGACCTCTGAACTCACTGTCGATCTAGCTTCTCTTTCAAAAAGTCTGGCTGGTCAAAAGAGCGCACAGACTTTTGCGGCATGTTGCTTCCCTCAAAAAACATGTTAGGGATGTCTTGGCCAAAGTAGATCTTACTATTTGCTGAAATGGCTTGGTACTTCATCAGTTCCAAGTATTCTGGAGTTAACTTCAGCtgcaaagacagagaaagatatCAATATGTTAGGGTTGGCTTAGGGCTGGATCATAATCATTTCTTGTGACAATACTGCAAAAACCACACTGGGGTttcaatacatacagtacatgtaacaTTGCTGTTGTCTCACATATCAGCATTTTGGTTCCAGaatcagtgaacacacagtttcATAATTAACTATGTTTTCCCAGTACAGCAGCTAAGCTTGcgaatataaatttaatttcaaagaaGAGCAGAAACTTTATAAGGGATCAGTTGGCACCAGCACATCAGCTAAAACTGTTAACTTTAAGTATCATTAAAGAGTTTGACCACATGTTGAACATACTGTCCCTCATGAGTCGAAGTTGATCAAAGATGCTAGCGCTGCAGGTAAAGTGGATTTCTTTTACGTAAATGACAGAATGGTTGAAAGCAGCAATGCTGgacctgacattttttttccatcttaaagaaaaaagtgaacCGTGACTTTGCcataaataacaatatttaGAGAAAATGCAATCATTCTATCTGCAAAAAATACTCAATTCTTTAAATCATCTTTTTAACCGTCACCCACTACTTCACAGTGAATTCAAGGCAAATTACAGTAACCTTTAGCTCAATATGAGACTTTGGAGAGgaacaaaatgtaatgtttcatCAAAGTAGCAAATAAAATGATAACCATGTGAACCGAAGCATTGCTACCTATATATGTGAAAGCACTACATGTTTTTCTGCTGCATCATGCGTCTGTTCATCCACTACACAATAACACCTCACACAGATTAGTGACCAAGCCCAACATAACCTGTTCATTTAAAATTCCACAGCCTAAGAATTAGCTGTCAGTGTTCTAACAGTAACAAAACAGACGGGTCGGCCCACTGTCCTGTCTTCTATATTTCCTCTCACCACATTGTACAGAATATACTGAAATATGACAGAGAACATAGATTGGGCATATGTGATTGACTGAGAAAAATCAATGTAACATCTATGCAAACACAATCTGGATCTGCTGTTGCATTTCTTGGATGATTTCAATATGGAATTACTTCACTCTGTGTTACATTATAAAAGTACAGGGAACCTTTGTTATTTGTTCACTATAATCCTCATGTGAATCTTTTATATCGTTCTTAGATTACTTTATTCATTGTGGTTATTTTAGaactacagtgatccctcgttactcgcagttgatgtgttccaggaaccacccacaaataatgaaattctgcgatatagcgacaaattatttattttattatttacggtaatttaaacatttattaatcctcccatagtgatattaaaccaccctctatctgtattacctttccccacactatttaaagtgtttctttaatacacggacgTTCGCTGCATTCCacgagtctcagaacgcagcgcacttccggatgctgtcagccattagaatgcgcatacgatatcacgtgactacctactaaaaatttgTGATGTggcgaatgcacgagggattactgtactgcaacacattattttatcaaattattttattgtcattacatAAAATAGTGCATGCATGCCAATGATAATATTGTTTACCCTGTTTGCTTCAGCAAACTTGGAAGCAGTGTAATACTCTGCATCAGCCTTGGCCTTTTCCCTTGCCATGAAGGCAGCAtctaaaacaaaaagatgaacaCACAGCAAAGTTCATCAGAAAACGCTGCACACAAATGAAGCTCACAGAAGAGAGTTAAAAGCACTGCTGCCCACCCTCTATTTCAGAGATCCTCTTCTCTGTTTCCTTCTCCATCACCTTCTGTTGGAAGTGGATCTCTGCAACCTGGGCCAATTTCTGAGCCTCTATGGGATATAAAAGCATCATCTTTATCTACTGTACAGGAGGTGGGAGTTAATAGAAGAGTTAAAGCAAGTTAAAGAGAAAATCCTACATTTTTAATGATGGTCATGCAAATACAATGCTATCACTCTGATTTATAGTAAAACACCATCACATTTACCAATAATAGCCTTTTTCCGTTCAGTCTCTGCTTCCTTTTCAACAACCTTCTGAGTTTGAGATGTTATCAACAGACGAGTCTTTTCTGCTTCCCTACGCACAAATTCACATCATGAATATGTGTGCTCATATTTGATCTTGGTGGGTAAGAAACAGGAGAATGTAAAGGCATTTGCTGGTTAGAACAGATTTCCAAACTCACATGAATTCAAAGTTCCTCCTTATAGACTCTGGAATTTTTGGCTTAGTGACACGAACTGCCTTTATCAGCGTATTGCAACAGCCAGGATGGAAGAAAAGGGAGACAAAATAAATTGAAGCAGAAAACTTGTTAACAGAAAGTCAGAATTTCAAGCTGGAACAACAACTCTTCTGCTATACTTTCAGATCTTTGTTGCAAAATCCATCATTTTAGCCTCAGTATTTAGACACAATATCATCCAGAGGCATTACATTTTACCCTGTCTCATTAAACTACAGAAAGTATGATACACATGGGAGTTAGTAAGAAAGAAGAGCACTGAGATCTGAAATATCTCAACCAGGATAGTACAAGATTAGGAGTGGCAAAGTTGACCAATCAGTTCTTGAGGGTTGTACAACACAGTCACAGCATGTACAGTGAATGCTTAGGCTCTGAAGCAATACTGTAGGCCCAGTTTGTACCAGTACGTATGTGTCCAGCTTCAGTCTGATTCtccataattaattaataactaataatgattaataattaGTATGTGGGAGCCTTGAGAAAGCAAAATTATTTATGTTAGTCTGACTTGATACCCAGTGCGCCATCTTCCCATGCCCCTCTTCTGATCAATTAATGAAGATGGGTGTCTAAATACCTGTATTGTAAGTCCAGGCGCCATAACATTAAGATCTTTCTGCAATGCTGTCTTCAAATTCTCATCTATTATATCTGGAAGACAACATACAGCAGCTGTTTAAATACACAACACgtgatgaacaaaaaataataaatacaatccTTCTGAGTATTGTAAAATTTGACTTTGTAAAGTCTCGGGGAAGGAAAGCAATTCGATTTTCACTATGTTAGTTGCTTACAATCCGCAAAAAAAGTGTACTCACCAAATAACTCAATGTACACCTCCTGTAGGGTGTGCACACTGCAGAACTGATTTAGTTCATGGTGAATCTTGTTGAAAATTAGTGTTTTGTCATAATCAGCTGTGTAGTTTCTGACAATGTCCACCActgaaaaaaaggaaggaaCAAATGGTTAATGAGTCAACAGAATAAGGAACTTTTGCAATGCTGGGAAGTGAAAGATATACCTGCTGTAGGGACCAACATGTTAACAACTTCAATCCTGTCAAAATAGATCATTACACCACcactgaaacaaaagaaaacaaggtcagagactgcagcatcccgGGACTTaacctgacctactttcagggtaggtcagggtaccctgaaagtagtacctgactagtgcatagactagtgcatatggagaaggccagtgtaaaaccatagatcaaagctagtgcataggtagatcaaagcactagctttgatctatggtcttattcacactggtcttattcatctctctatcttatctggttcctgagtgtgcaaaagctgaaatttgaccttgacctagttttctcaaggtcaaggtcaacatttcatcccctttgccgcctgagtaatgtgctttttgattcatctttctatctgcaatgctTGCAAAGACATTTTGTGGGCATACAAAaggacgaacaaacacacaaacacagacaattacaatacatcactgctttgaagccgAATGTAAAAAGCAAAGTCtgttaatatatataaatttcaCAAAGTAATTGATTATTCAGTAAGTTCAGGGAATAAGATTAGTCCTACCTTGTTCCACAAGGCACATTCTTAATCTCATCAGTTTGGAGCGTTGTCTGcaagacaaacatttaaaattgatctgtaaataataaggactattttaaaatttgtttgatttcaaCATGCATCATTATCATTGATATAATTTGTTTGGGCAAACTGAGAAAATTGGGCATGCCTGGTTTCAGAAGACCTGGCTCTATAATAAAAGCACAGGCACAATACATCAATCATGCATGAACTACAACCCTATTGCTAAACATGAAAGTTTATTCATGACCAGTGAAATGGCATGAGTTAGGTTTTAACTCTGGTAACATGATGACAACTCGTAGGCTTGACTGTGGCATGCAGTTGAAAGCAGAGACGTTAGTGGAATTGATTTTGGATCATTTTATATAGTTTTTGGTTAATGTTGAATCACACATTCAGCTTTTGGCCATTAAACTGCATAAAATTCTTAATCATATATTTATAAAGGCacatcttaaaaaataaaagataaccagcattggaaaataatttcaatgGCTTTTAAGTTAAAGAGTAGATTGTAGAAGTCACTTTCTTTATGAGAAAGTAGTGGTTATGCTGCTCTTAGCTAGCtgggatatatatataaaaaaagatcaaatagAGTTTACAACATAAAAATTAGTATTATACAGTGACCTTGCCAATTGTTGCAAGACCAATGTATCAATGTCAGCAAATAAGTTTTCTTAACTTTCAATTGTAATAGAGAACAATAATGTAGGATACCAGTACATTATCCTAAGCATATTTAGTGCCACAGCAAGCACTTAAAGTAAAATATAGCAAACAGGCAGTATGCTGCAGCATCTATATTTGCATGCACATAGACAGTAGCACTGGGCAGCACCAGCTGGTTGACTATTAAATGAGACATGTTTCTGACAAAATGTTTGAGACATAAAAGTAAGTTTACCTGCACTGATCTGTAGGTGGTAATAAAAGGCAGCATGATGTGATATCCAGGACCATTGGGAGACATCAACAATGCCCcacctctggaaaaaaaaatccatgtagTAACAGTAATTCAAGGTGATCAAGTTATTTTGTCCATCTCCCAACCACTGCCAACAATTAAAGTACAGATGCTTTACattcaattttattcatttgtttttaaggtTAAGATGAAggattaaatcaactttatgaATCCCCTaagggattttttaaaattcagttacacacattatatttctttaatttgtaGAAACACAACTGCCTGCCAGACCATGCACAGATTGTGACTGAAAAATCTTGAAGTGATATAAGAGTAATACATTCTTACTAAAAGGCCATTATTGCAATGATatcttatttctctcttttatcAAAAAAGTCTGCAGTGCGTATGAGTAGTTCAGATTTCTGCTATACACATATCTATCTCTATCATAAATAACAAGGGTCACTGTAGTGATACCTGTAGTACACAGCAAGATGTCCCTCCTCTATCTTGTGAATGGAGGAGTGCAACATGA
This is a stretch of genomic DNA from Antennarius striatus isolate MH-2024 chromosome 11, ASM4005453v1, whole genome shotgun sequence. It encodes these proteins:
- the erlin1 gene encoding erlin-1, with amino-acid sequence MTMPHVGAVFAAIAGVMAIMLHSSIHKIEEGHLAVYYRGGALLMSPNGPGYHIMLPFITTYRSVQTTLQTDEIKNVPCGTSGGVMIYFDRIEVVNMLVPTAVVDIVRNYTADYDKTLIFNKIHHELNQFCSVHTLQEVYIELFDIIDENLKTALQKDLNVMAPGLTIQAVRVTKPKIPESIRRNFEFMEAEKTRLLITSQTQKVVEKEAETERKKAIIEAQKLAQVAEIHFQQKVMEKETEKRISEIEDAAFMAREKAKADAEYYTASKFAEANRLKLTPEYLELMKYQAISANSKIYFGQDIPNMFFEGSNMPQKSVRSFDQPDFLKEKLDRQ